One Sagittula stellata E-37 genomic window carries:
- a CDS encoding outer membrane protein transport protein, translated as MKTLATGAALLALGTTSAYAAGLDRSNQGISSIFDADGATSLSFGVVVPKLTGKDISGGGSYDAGVTYSQGSVTFTKDAGEKFNFSVIFDHPYGVDINYDSDPLTTMLGGTKADLNSIAATFVGRYKVSDRISVFAGMGVQRIDASVGLNGQAYAQAISAAGTARTFNGMIAGTGLPPVTAQEVGGAAAAANAGNFAPIAALNTRYAPTGNPAAGNALVTNFANAVTGFNATGGYNFDMDATTEPNYLIGAAYEIEEIGLRVSGTYRFETKHKADTVENVLGTTTNGSVEFVTPRSFNLEAQTGIAEGTLLTASYRWVEYSAVDLVPDFLQSDLVNLDDQERYTLGVARRFSDKLAGSATFIYEPETGDLVSPLGPTNGLKGISLGGRWTDGPLQVSGGINYSWLGDATAEVASRPVTDFSDNHALGIGFSAKLTF; from the coding sequence ATGAAGACACTCGCAACCGGGGCAGCCTTGCTGGCCCTCGGCACCACATCCGCGTATGCCGCCGGACTGGACCGCTCGAACCAGGGCATCTCGTCGATCTTCGACGCGGACGGTGCCACGTCGCTCAGCTTCGGCGTCGTCGTACCGAAACTGACCGGCAAGGACATCAGCGGCGGCGGCAGCTACGACGCCGGCGTGACCTACTCGCAGGGCAGCGTCACCTTCACCAAGGACGCGGGCGAGAAGTTCAACTTCTCGGTGATCTTCGATCATCCCTACGGCGTCGACATCAACTACGACAGCGATCCGCTGACCACGATGCTGGGCGGCACCAAGGCGGACCTGAACTCCATCGCGGCCACCTTCGTCGGGCGTTACAAGGTCTCCGACCGCATCAGCGTCTTCGCCGGAATGGGCGTGCAGCGCATCGACGCCTCCGTCGGTCTCAATGGCCAGGCCTACGCGCAGGCGATCTCTGCCGCCGGAACCGCGCGCACCTTCAACGGCATGATCGCCGGGACCGGCCTGCCGCCCGTCACCGCGCAGGAGGTCGGTGGCGCCGCAGCCGCGGCCAATGCCGGAAACTTCGCCCCCATCGCAGCGCTCAACACCCGCTACGCGCCCACCGGCAATCCCGCCGCCGGCAATGCGCTGGTGACGAACTTCGCCAACGCCGTGACCGGTTTCAACGCCACCGGCGGCTACAACTTCGACATGGACGCCACGACGGAGCCGAACTACCTGATCGGCGCCGCCTACGAGATCGAGGAAATCGGCCTGCGCGTTTCCGGAACCTACCGGTTCGAGACGAAGCACAAGGCCGACACGGTCGAGAACGTCCTCGGCACGACCACCAATGGATCGGTCGAATTCGTGACCCCGCGCAGCTTCAACCTCGAAGCGCAGACCGGCATCGCCGAGGGCACGCTGCTGACGGCCTCCTATCGCTGGGTCGAATACTCCGCCGTGGACCTCGTTCCGGACTTCCTGCAATCCGACCTCGTGAACCTCGACGATCAGGAGCGGTACACGCTGGGCGTGGCGCGGCGCTTCTCGGACAAGCTGGCCGGGTCCGCAACGTTCATCTACGAACCGGAGACCGGGGATCTCGTCTCGCCGCTCGGACCGACCAACGGGCTGAAGGGCATCTCGCTCGGCGGTCGCTGGACCGACGGCCCGCTGCAGGTTTCCGGCGGGATCAACTACTCGTGGCTGGGCGACGCCACCGCAGAGGTCGCCAGCCGCCCGGTCACGGATTTCTCCGACAACCACGCGCTGGGCATCGGGTTTTCGGCCAAGCTGACCTTCTGA
- a CDS encoding AAA family ATPase, with protein sequence MKDRFILLTGCSGGGKSTLLEALAARGFATVPEPGRRIVAEEMAGDGRALPWVDMTAFAGRAVAMARQDLDAARHLEGPVFFDRGLIDAAVALEHAGGPPLRETLGAAQVYAQEVLVVPPWPEIFAGDGERKHGFDAAEQEHWRIVEALGALGQTVREVPRVSVAERVAFVLATCGAG encoded by the coding sequence GTGAAGGACCGATTCATCCTGCTGACGGGCTGTTCGGGCGGCGGGAAGTCGACGCTGTTGGAGGCGCTGGCCGCGCGCGGTTTTGCGACCGTGCCGGAACCGGGGCGGCGCATCGTGGCGGAGGAGATGGCCGGGGACGGCCGTGCCTTGCCGTGGGTCGATATGACCGCCTTTGCCGGGCGCGCCGTCGCGATGGCGCGGCAGGATCTGGACGCCGCGCGTCATCTCGAAGGGCCGGTGTTTTTCGACCGGGGATTGATCGACGCGGCGGTCGCCCTGGAGCATGCCGGTGGGCCGCCCTTACGGGAGACGCTGGGCGCGGCGCAGGTCTATGCGCAAGAGGTCCTTGTCGTGCCGCCCTGGCCAGAGATTTTCGCGGGCGATGGCGAACGCAAGCATGGGTTCGACGCAGCGGAACAGGAGCATTGGCGCATCGTCGAGGCCCTTGGCGCGCTTGGCCAGACCGTCAGGGAGGTGCCGCGCGTGTCGGTGGCGGAGCGGGTGGCGTTTGTGCTGGCGACGTGCGGCGCGGGCTAG
- a CDS encoding DMT family transporter codes for MKQTTISTRAWAELLLLALIWGGSFLAIRTALYEIGPLTAVLLRTGLAAAVLWPVVLWRRLPLPRTARTWSALLVMGCLNNAIPFSLMAWGQLHIPTGLTSILNATTAIFGVLVAALVFADERLTARKGIGVGLGFAGVATAIGPRDLMNIDPGSLAQLAVVAGTLSYACASAWVRARLGTLPPLVNACGMLTGATLVMAPLALAVEGLPDLALSTRGWTGVLYYALVATALAYLLYYRVLAMAGAGNLLLVTLLIPPVAILLGAWVRGETLAPTAYAGLGLLAAGLVVLDGRVLGFDARSRRA; via the coding sequence ATGAAGCAGACCACGATCTCCACCCGCGCATGGGCCGAACTCCTGCTCCTGGCGCTGATCTGGGGCGGCTCCTTCCTCGCCATCCGCACCGCGCTGTACGAGATCGGACCGCTCACAGCCGTCCTCCTGCGCACCGGCCTCGCAGCGGCGGTGCTCTGGCCCGTGGTGCTCTGGCGCCGCCTGCCGCTGCCGCGCACCGCCCGGACGTGGAGCGCGCTTCTCGTCATGGGCTGCCTCAACAACGCGATCCCCTTCTCGCTGATGGCTTGGGGCCAGTTGCACATCCCCACGGGGCTGACGTCGATCCTGAACGCCACCACGGCGATCTTCGGAGTCCTCGTCGCAGCCCTGGTCTTCGCCGACGAACGACTGACCGCGCGCAAGGGCATCGGCGTGGGGCTTGGCTTTGCCGGTGTGGCGACGGCCATCGGCCCGCGGGACCTGATGAACATCGACCCCGGTTCGCTGGCGCAACTGGCCGTGGTTGCGGGCACGCTGTCCTACGCCTGCGCCTCGGCCTGGGTGCGGGCACGGCTTGGCACGCTGCCGCCGCTAGTCAACGCCTGCGGCATGCTGACCGGCGCGACGCTGGTGATGGCGCCGCTTGCGCTGGCGGTCGAAGGCCTTCCGGACCTCGCCCTCTCGACACGGGGCTGGACCGGAGTGCTCTACTACGCGCTGGTGGCCACGGCGCTGGCCTACCTGCTCTACTACCGCGTCCTGGCGATGGCTGGCGCGGGAAACCTGCTGCTCGTGACCCTGCTGATCCCCCCGGTCGCCATCCTGCTCGGCGCCTGGGTCCGGGGCGAGACGCTGGCCCCCACCGCCTACGCCGGCCTCGGACTTCTGGCAGCCGGGCTGGTGGTGCTGGACGGGAGGGTCTTGGGGTTTGACGCGCGTTCGCGCCGCGCGTAA
- a CDS encoding NAD(P)-dependent oxidoreductase — MAKVAFLGLGVMGYPMAGHLAKAGHEVTVYNRTAAKAEKWVAEHGGAWAPTPREAANGATFVLSCVGNDDDLRSVCLGDDGAFAGMDAGSIFVDHTTVSAQVTRELHAAAGERNVAFVDAPISGGQAGAENGQLVVMCGGEEGAYGDAETIIDAYTKLCKRLGESGAGQLCKMVNQICIAGLVQGLSEGLHFAEKAGLDGRDVVDVIGGGAAGSWQMVNRYEAMLDDHFEHGFATDWMRKDLAICLKTAEENGASLPVTALVDQFYKDVQNMGGGRWDTSSLIARLRKLG; from the coding sequence ATGGCGAAAGTTGCATTTCTGGGGTTGGGGGTTATGGGATACCCCATGGCGGGGCACCTGGCGAAGGCCGGGCACGAGGTGACGGTCTACAACCGGACGGCCGCCAAGGCAGAGAAATGGGTGGCGGAACATGGCGGTGCATGGGCGCCGACCCCGCGCGAGGCAGCGAATGGCGCGACCTTCGTGTTGTCCTGCGTCGGCAACGACGACGACCTGCGCTCGGTCTGCCTGGGCGATGACGGCGCCTTTGCCGGAATGGACGCGGGCAGCATCTTCGTCGATCACACCACCGTGTCCGCCCAGGTCACCCGCGAACTGCACGCCGCAGCCGGCGAACGGAACGTGGCCTTCGTCGATGCGCCGATCTCGGGCGGTCAGGCCGGCGCGGAGAATGGCCAGCTTGTCGTCATGTGCGGCGGCGAGGAAGGCGCATACGGCGATGCGGAGACGATCATCGACGCCTATACGAAGCTCTGCAAACGGCTGGGCGAGAGCGGCGCGGGCCAGCTTTGCAAGATGGTGAACCAGATCTGTATCGCGGGGTTGGTGCAGGGCCTGTCCGAGGGGCTGCACTTCGCCGAGAAAGCCGGCCTCGACGGGCGCGACGTGGTCGACGTGATCGGCGGCGGCGCGGCCGGGTCCTGGCAGATGGTGAACCGGTATGAGGCAATGCTCGACGACCATTTCGAGCACGGCTTCGCCACCGACTGGATGCGCAAGGACCTGGCCATCTGCCTGAAGACGGCCGAGGAAAACGGGGCTTCCCTGCCGGTCACGGCACTGGTCGACCAGTTCTACAAGGACGTGCAGAACATGGGCGGCGGCCGATGGGACACCTCTTCGCTCATTGCCCGCCTGCGCAAGCTGGGCTGA
- a CDS encoding penicillin acylase family protein codes for MATLFRWLLRLTTALLILALVGILLARHLAVRSLPEYDKTRPTAGITADIEIVRDNNAVPHIMALSDRDAFFGLGYVHAQDRLWQMMLLRRTAQGRLSEIFGAKTVRTDTLLRRLDLYPLSVASVAHQDPRTLDALEAYAAGVNARISEINAEALGRGAPEFFLFDSSLAPWQPADSIAIVKLMALQLTGHIGDEVLRARTSLMLDDDTRLSDILPDIPGEAIAALPEYAALFPDSPLPRYAESTPPDPFLPAVPPRGLSGASNAWAAAPERSAARGTLLANDPHLGLTAPSIWYLARMQLQSGGVIGGTIPGIPAIMVGRSEHIAFGLTSSYLDDQDLHIEKLNPDNPEEVLTPEGYKPFRTRKSIVDIKDEAPITITLRFTENGPVLPGSQFDLETITPPGHVVSLNWTALSAEDTSISAAVGLMMAQDVSEAIEVSRAYVAPSQNLTVIDDTTVAMKLVGQMPRRDPNHQSKGRLPSPGWIAENRWQGNLPYSQNPEFLAPRGGIVGNTNNKIVDRPFPEHVSFEWGDSQRIQRWKTLMQGRKVHTRDSFIEAQLDTVSPAARTLLPLIGRDLWYTTEAAPEGTPERRRQQALALLAEWNGEMNEHMPEPLIYAAWLRALQERLIRDNLGPLADEYTHVEPLFIERVFRNIDGAAWWCDVIRSAKIESCSDIARLALDDALVWIDETYGTQLEALRWGDAHVAIHRHPVLGDIPIVRTFVNIRQNTSGGDFTLLRGRTAGTGSEPFANVHAAGYRGVYDFADPDSSVFIMSTGQSGHPLSRHYDDLGQLWRRGEYIPMSLDIDLARAAASGITRLVKP; via the coding sequence ATGGCCACTCTGTTCCGCTGGCTCCTCCGTCTGACCACCGCGCTGCTGATCCTTGCGCTGGTCGGGATACTGCTGGCCCGCCATCTCGCCGTGCGGTCGTTGCCCGAGTACGACAAGACCCGCCCCACCGCCGGGATCACCGCCGACATCGAGATCGTGCGCGACAACAACGCCGTGCCGCACATCATGGCGCTGTCGGACCGGGACGCCTTTTTCGGGCTGGGCTACGTCCACGCTCAGGACCGCCTGTGGCAAATGATGCTATTGCGCCGCACCGCGCAGGGCCGCCTGTCCGAGATCTTCGGGGCGAAGACCGTGCGCACCGATACTCTGTTGCGCCGTCTCGACCTCTATCCGCTGTCCGTCGCCTCCGTCGCGCACCAGGACCCCCGCACGCTAGACGCGCTGGAGGCCTATGCCGCAGGTGTCAACGCTCGCATTTCCGAGATCAACGCCGAGGCGCTCGGGCGCGGCGCGCCGGAGTTCTTCCTGTTCGACTCCAGCCTGGCGCCCTGGCAGCCCGCCGACAGCATCGCCATCGTCAAGCTGATGGCCCTCCAGTTGACCGGTCACATCGGCGACGAGGTATTGCGCGCCCGCACCTCCCTGATGCTGGACGACGACACGCGGCTTTCCGACATCCTGCCCGACATTCCCGGAGAGGCGATCGCCGCCCTGCCGGAATACGCGGCGCTTTTTCCCGACAGCCCCCTGCCGCGTTACGCCGAAAGCACGCCGCCCGATCCGTTCCTGCCCGCCGTCCCGCCGCGCGGCCTTTCGGGAGCGTCGAACGCCTGGGCCGCGGCGCCGGAACGCTCCGCCGCGCGCGGCACGCTGCTGGCCAACGACCCGCATCTCGGGCTGACTGCACCCTCCATCTGGTATCTGGCGCGGATGCAGCTCCAGTCCGGCGGGGTCATCGGCGGCACCATACCCGGCATCCCCGCGATCATGGTCGGCCGGTCGGAACACATCGCCTTCGGTCTCACCTCGTCCTACCTCGACGACCAGGACCTGCACATCGAGAAGCTGAACCCCGACAACCCCGAAGAGGTCCTGACCCCCGAGGGCTACAAGCCGTTCCGCACGCGCAAGTCGATCGTCGACATCAAGGACGAGGCGCCGATCACCATCACCCTGCGCTTCACCGAAAACGGCCCCGTGCTGCCCGGGTCGCAATTCGACCTCGAAACCATCACGCCGCCGGGGCACGTCGTCTCGCTCAACTGGACCGCGCTCTCGGCCGAGGACACCTCGATCTCCGCCGCCGTGGGGCTGATGATGGCGCAGGACGTGTCCGAGGCGATCGAGGTCTCGCGCGCCTATGTCGCGCCCTCGCAGAACCTGACGGTGATCGACGACACGACCGTCGCGATGAAGCTCGTGGGCCAGATGCCCCGCCGCGACCCCAATCACCAGAGCAAGGGCCGGCTGCCCTCGCCCGGCTGGATCGCGGAGAACCGCTGGCAGGGCAACCTGCCCTATTCCCAGAACCCGGAATTCCTCGCCCCGCGCGGCGGCATCGTCGGCAACACCAACAACAAGATCGTCGACCGGCCCTTTCCCGAGCACGTTTCCTTCGAATGGGGCGACAGCCAGCGCATCCAGCGCTGGAAGACGCTGATGCAGGGCCGCAAGGTGCACACCCGCGACAGCTTCATCGAGGCGCAGCTCGACACCGTGTCGCCCGCCGCGCGCACCCTCCTGCCGCTCATCGGGCGCGACCTGTGGTACACCACGGAGGCCGCCCCCGAAGGCACGCCCGAACGCCGCCGCCAGCAGGCGCTGGCGCTGCTCGCCGAATGGAACGGCGAGATGAACGAACACATGCCCGAACCGCTGATCTACGCGGCGTGGCTGCGCGCCCTTCAGGAACGGCTGATCCGCGACAACCTCGGCCCGCTTGCCGACGAATACACCCATGTGGAACCGCTCTTCATCGAACGGGTCTTCCGCAACATCGACGGCGCCGCGTGGTGGTGCGACGTGATCCGCTCAGCCAAGATCGAAAGCTGTTCCGACATCGCGCGGCTGGCGCTCGACGACGCCCTTGTCTGGATCGACGAGACCTACGGCACCCAGCTCGAGGCGCTGCGCTGGGGCGACGCCCACGTGGCGATCCACCGGCACCCTGTGCTGGGCGACATCCCCATCGTGCGCACCTTCGTCAACATCCGGCAGAACACCTCGGGCGGCGACTTCACGCTGCTGCGCGGGCGCACCGCCGGCACCGGGTCGGAACCCTTCGCCAACGTCCACGCGGCGGGCTACCGTGGCGTCTACGACTTCGCCGATCCGGACAGCTCGGTCTTCATCATGTCGACGGGGCAGTCGGGCCACCCGCTGTCGCGGCACTACGACGACCTCGGACAGCTCTGGCGGCGCGGCGAATACATCCCCATGTCGCTGGACATCGACCTCGCCCGCGCGGCGGCCAGCGGCATCACCCGGCTCGTCAAGCCGTGA
- a CDS encoding phosphotransferase, protein MRPDAAPGQAQLFRAGTLLVKVYSPDAADRALRQATRQQALAEAMGQGRHRVPPVLSCADATLVMPWIDGADLATLHAAASDTSDPGNDPGTLAGHWLAAFHGLTRRRFPFRPAGHVNWLDRLIQQAQAGDRAIPDLPAFIDAVRHTQAMAGGARKQKATRAVTHRDMTLSNLLHDGHVTWGIDVENTREDEPLRDLFTLALDLSTLPGPHGPDPLVAAYADTHTAPPVHAFLQRCFCHWVWANTPSVPSRRHAARLAVARSHLDTGQPVFTQSPGTGAPFA, encoded by the coding sequence TTGCGCCCCGACGCCGCGCCGGGACAGGCTCAGCTCTTCCGCGCCGGCACGCTTCTGGTGAAGGTCTACAGCCCCGATGCCGCCGATCGCGCCCTGCGGCAGGCCACCCGCCAGCAGGCGCTGGCCGAGGCCATGGGCCAGGGCCGCCACCGCGTGCCACCGGTGCTGTCCTGCGCCGATGCCACCCTCGTGATGCCGTGGATCGACGGCGCCGACCTCGCCACGCTGCACGCGGCAGCGTCGGACACCTCGGACCCCGGCAACGATCCGGGCACGCTGGCCGGTCACTGGCTCGCCGCCTTCCACGGCCTCACCCGCCGCCGCTTCCCCTTCCGTCCGGCGGGGCACGTCAACTGGCTCGACCGTCTGATCCAGCAGGCGCAGGCCGGTGACAGGGCCATCCCCGACCTGCCCGCCTTCATCGACGCCGTGCGCCACACGCAGGCCATGGCCGGGGGCGCCCGCAAGCAGAAGGCCACCCGCGCCGTCACCCACCGCGACATGACGCTGTCGAACCTCCTGCACGACGGCCACGTGACCTGGGGCATCGACGTGGAGAACACGCGCGAAGACGAACCGCTGCGCGATCTCTTCACCCTCGCGCTCGACCTCTCCACGCTCCCCGGTCCGCACGGCCCCGACCCATTGGTCGCGGCCTACGCCGACACGCACACCGCGCCGCCGGTCCATGCTTTTCTGCAACGCTGTTTCTGCCACTGGGTCTGGGCCAACACGCCGTCCGTCCCCTCGCGCAGGCATGCCGCCCGGCTTGCGGTGGCACGCAGCCACCTCGACACCGGACAGCCGGTCTTCACCCAGTCGCCGGGGACCGGCGCGCCGTTCGCGTAG
- the hflX gene encoding GTPase HflX produces MTRAWVLHPNIRTPDRRRDPEMALEEAVSLARALPDLEVVGETVVPLRDPHPGMLFGSGKISELKELILENEVELVLVDGPVTPVQQRNLEREWKVKLLDRTGLILEIFSDRAATREGVLQVEMAALSYQRTRLVRAWTHLERQRGGLGFVGGPGETQIEADRRAIDEQLVRLRRQLEKVVKTRELHRKARAKVPYPIVALVGYTNAGKSTLFNRLTGAEVMAKDMLFATLDPTMRAVRLPTGADVILSDTVGFISDLPTELVAAFRATLEEVLAADVIVHVRDISHPETDAQAEDVRTILDGLGVDEGTPQIELWNKIDRLSGDVKVATEARADRDAGIFAVSAVTGEGLDGFLDAVTEALGEERRTEALTLAFDEGRKRAWLFEKGLVEDERQTEDGYALTVTWSARDRARFGQL; encoded by the coding sequence GTGACCCGCGCCTGGGTTCTGCATCCCAACATCCGTACTCCGGACCGGCGCCGCGATCCCGAAATGGCGCTGGAGGAGGCGGTGTCGCTGGCGCGCGCGCTCCCCGACCTGGAGGTTGTGGGCGAAACGGTCGTGCCGTTGCGCGATCCGCATCCCGGCATGTTGTTCGGTTCCGGAAAGATCAGCGAACTCAAGGAGTTGATCCTCGAAAACGAGGTGGAGCTGGTGCTGGTCGACGGCCCGGTGACGCCGGTTCAGCAACGCAACCTGGAACGCGAGTGGAAGGTCAAGCTGCTGGACCGGACGGGGCTGATCCTTGAGATCTTCAGCGACCGGGCGGCGACGCGGGAAGGTGTGCTGCAGGTGGAAATGGCGGCGCTCAGCTATCAGCGGACGCGGCTGGTCAGGGCCTGGACCCACCTTGAGCGCCAGCGCGGCGGATTGGGATTCGTCGGCGGTCCGGGCGAGACGCAGATCGAGGCGGACCGGCGCGCCATCGACGAGCAGCTTGTGCGGTTGCGCAGGCAGCTTGAGAAGGTGGTCAAGACCCGCGAACTGCACCGCAAGGCGCGGGCCAAGGTGCCCTATCCGATCGTTGCCCTCGTTGGTTATACGAACGCCGGAAAATCCACACTTTTCAATCGGTTGACCGGGGCGGAGGTGATGGCGAAGGACATGCTTTTCGCCACGCTCGACCCGACCATGCGGGCGGTGCGCCTGCCGACTGGCGCGGATGTGATCCTGTCGGACACGGTGGGATTCATCAGCGACCTGCCGACCGAACTGGTGGCGGCCTTCCGGGCCACGCTGGAGGAGGTGCTGGCAGCGGACGTCATCGTGCACGTGCGCGACATTTCCCATCCCGAGACCGATGCGCAGGCAGAGGACGTGCGCACGATCCTGGACGGATTGGGTGTCGATGAGGGCACGCCTCAGATCGAATTGTGGAACAAGATCGATAGGTTGTCGGGCGATGTTAAAGTCGCGACTGAGGCCCGCGCGGACCGGGACGCGGGTATCTTCGCGGTCTCTGCCGTGACCGGAGAGGGGCTGGACGGCTTCCTTGACGCGGTGACGGAGGCGCTCGGCGAGGAGCGGCGGACCGAGGCTCTGACACTTGCGTTCGACGAGGGGCGCAAGCGGGCGTGGCTGTTCGAAAAGGGGTTGGTGGAGGACGAGCGCCAGACCGAGGACGGCTATGCGCTGACGGTGACATGGTCGGCGCGGGACCGGGCGCGTTTCGGTCAGCTTTAG
- the hfq gene encoding RNA chaperone Hfq has protein sequence MASDRQNLQDAFLNHVRKTKVPVTVFLINGVKLQGVITWFDNFCVLLRRDGQSQLVYKHAISTIMPGQPINLYDGEDN, from the coding sequence ATGGCTTCCGACAGACAGAACCTTCAGGACGCATTCCTCAATCACGTACGCAAGACCAAGGTGCCGGTGACGGTGTTCCTGATCAACGGCGTGAAATTGCAGGGTGTCATCACCTGGTTCGACAACTTCTGCGTTCTGCTGCGTCGTGACGGGCAGTCTCAGCTTGTGTACAAGCACGCGATTTCCACGATCATGCCGGGTCAGCCGATCAACCTGTACGACGGGGAAGACAACTGA
- a CDS encoding TrkH family potassium uptake protein, whose protein sequence is MTVLLRLPLFLLLMGMTSVSMFLPAAYALAIEEFHDSRSFFYAGIIGLVLTTLIAIAMANREHNKSAMRQLLALAAGFLLLPLMMAVPFYEAVRTTTFDSAYFEMVSSFTTTGATLFDPARLSGPEHLWRAQVGWLGGMLMWVAASAILAPLALGGFEVTAAGEPGQAILPGVARSTTSNPGFRLMRSAEALVPLYVGLTLALAVMLLVAGDTPLVALTHAMSVMSTSGISPVGGVENAPSGMWGEAILFLFLAFALSRQTFSSDTRNERGLYYDAEFRLGLLIIIVVPLVLFARHWAAAFDIGDEQNALAGLKALWGGLFTAASFLTTNGFLSSEWATAQDWSGLSTPGIILMGLALLGGGVATTAGGVKLLRVYALYLNGQREIERLVHPSSVGGAGLLGRRMRREGAFIAWVFFMLFAVTLSLLTMVLGLYGLNFEQATVLTIATLANTGPLIDVAPSIPIDLGLYAWHAKVILCGAMVLGRLELLAVIVMLSPESWRG, encoded by the coding sequence ATGACGGTTCTCCTGCGTCTGCCGCTGTTCCTTCTGCTGATGGGCATGACGTCGGTCTCGATGTTTCTGCCCGCTGCCTATGCACTGGCGATCGAGGAATTCCACGACTCGCGCAGCTTCTTCTACGCCGGGATCATCGGGCTGGTGCTGACGACGCTGATTGCCATCGCCATGGCCAACCGCGAGCACAACAAAAGCGCGATGCGTCAGTTGCTTGCACTGGCCGCCGGCTTCCTGCTTCTGCCGCTGATGATGGCCGTGCCGTTCTATGAAGCGGTGCGCACAACCACCTTCGACAGCGCCTATTTCGAGATGGTTTCGAGCTTCACCACCACCGGAGCCACGCTGTTCGACCCGGCGCGCCTGTCGGGGCCGGAACACCTGTGGCGCGCGCAGGTCGGCTGGCTGGGGGGGATGCTCATGTGGGTGGCGGCCTCTGCCATTCTTGCACCGCTGGCGCTTGGCGGGTTCGAAGTGACGGCGGCGGGCGAGCCCGGTCAGGCCATCCTGCCGGGCGTGGCGCGCAGCACGACGTCGAACCCGGGGTTCCGGCTGATGCGCAGCGCCGAGGCTCTGGTGCCGCTGTATGTCGGGCTGACACTGGCGTTGGCTGTGATGCTGCTGGTGGCGGGCGACACGCCGCTGGTCGCCCTCACACACGCCATGTCGGTCATGTCGACCTCGGGCATCTCGCCCGTCGGAGGCGTCGAAAACGCGCCCAGCGGCATGTGGGGTGAGGCGATCCTTTTCCTGTTCCTCGCCTTCGCCCTGTCGCGGCAGACGTTTTCGTCCGACACCCGCAACGAGCGGGGCCTTTACTACGATGCCGAATTCCGGCTGGGTCTTCTTATCATCATCGTCGTGCCCCTGGTCTTGTTCGCGCGCCACTGGGCGGCAGCGTTCGACATCGGGGACGAGCAGAACGCACTGGCCGGGCTCAAGGCGCTGTGGGGCGGGCTGTTCACCGCCGCCAGCTTCTTGACGACAAACGGTTTTCTCAGCTCCGAGTGGGCCACGGCTCAGGATTGGTCGGGCCTGTCGACGCCGGGGATAATCCTGATGGGGCTGGCGTTGCTGGGCGGCGGCGTGGCGACGACAGCGGGCGGGGTAAAGCTGCTGCGGGTCTACGCGCTGTACCTCAACGGCCAGCGCGAGATCGAGCGGCTGGTGCATCCTTCCTCGGTCGGCGGTGCCGGGCTGTTGGGCCGTAGGATGCGGAGGGAGGGCGCGTTCATCGCCTGGGTCTTCTTCATGCTGTTCGCAGTGACGCTTTCGCTTTTGACAATGGTACTGGGGCTTTACGGGTTGAACTTCGAGCAGGCGACGGTGCTGACCATCGCCACGCTGGCCAACACCGGACCCTTGATTGACGTAGCGCCATCAATCCCCATAGACCTCGGGCTCTATGCGTGGCATGCAAAGGTGATCCTTTGCGGTGCGATGGTGCTCGGTCGGCTTGAGCTGCTGGCCGTGATCGTGATGCTTAGCCCGGAGAGTTGGCGTGGATGA